One region of Gossypium raimondii isolate GPD5lz chromosome 6, ASM2569854v1, whole genome shotgun sequence genomic DNA includes:
- the LOC105772575 gene encoding protein NRT1/ PTR FAMILY 5.1 has product METKGFTQDGTVDLRGRPVLASRTGKWNACAFLVGYEAFERMAFYGIASNLVNYLTTQLHEDTVSSVRNVNSWSGSVWITPILGAYIADTYLGRFWTFTVSSLIYVMGMIMLTTAVSLKSLKPTCTNGICNKASTSQVAFFYISLYTIALGAGGTKPNISTFGADQFDDFNPHEKELKVSFFNWWMFSSFLGALFATLGLVYIQENLGWGLGYGVPTVGLLVSLVVFYLGTPIYRHKVRKTKSPARDLIQVPVTAFKNRKLQLPQNPCQLHEHEPQYYINSGKRQVHYTPIFRFLDKAAVKDGNSGRPPCTVTQVEGTKLVLGMMLIWLVTLVPSTIWAQINTLFVKQGTTMDRSLGSSFQIPAASLGSFVTLSMLISVPMYDRYFVPFMRSKTGNPRGITLLQRLGIGFVIQVIAIAIAYAVEVRRMHVIRVHQITGPKQIVPMNIFWLLPQYVLLGIADVFNAIGLLEFFYDQSPEDMQSLGTTFFTSGIGIGNFLNSFLVTMVDKLTDRGEHKSWIGDNLNDSHLDYYYGFLLVISTLNLGAFIWASSKYVYKRETKEVNEGCIEMESKALEISPLGLQV; this is encoded by the exons atggaaaccAAAGGTTTCACTCAAGATGGTACTGTCGATCTTCGTGGTCGCCCCGTTCTTGCTTCCAGAACTGGGAAATGGAATGCTTGTGCTTTCCTTGTTG GGTATGAAGCATTTGAAAGGATGGCCTTTTATGGAATAGCTTCCAACTTAGTGAATTACTTGACGACCCAACTCCATGAAGATACAGTTTCATCTGTAAGAAATGTGAATAGCTGGTCAGGATCGGTATGGATCACACCAATTCTTGGAGCTTACATTGCTGATACTTACTTGGGTCGGTTCTGGACTTTCACTGTTTCATCTCTTATCTATGTCATG GGAATGATAATGCTCACAACAGCAGTTTCATTGAAATCATTGAAGCCAACTTGCACCAATGGAATCTGCAACAAAGCCTCTACATCACAAGTAGCTTTCTTCTATATCTCTCTCTACACCATAGCACTAGGAGCTGGGGGAACAAAGCCCAACATATCAACCTTTGGGGCTGACCAGTTTGATGATTTTAATCCCCATGAAAAGGAGCTCAAAGTCTCATTCTTCAACTGGTGGATGTTCAGCTCTTTCTTGGGTGCCTTGTTTGCTACCCTTGGCCTAGTCTACATTCAAGAAAACTTGGGTTGGGGGCTTGGCTATGGGGTTCCAACAGTTGGTCTTTTGGTCTCCCTCGTTGTGTTTTATCTTGGAACCCCAATTTACAGACACAAAGTAAGGAAGACCAAGAGCCCTGCCAGGGACCTGATTCAAGTCCCCGTTACAGCATTCAAAAACAGGAAACTTCAGCTCCCTCAAAACCCTTGTCAGCTTCATGAACATGAGCCACAATATTACATCAACAGTGGGAAACGGCAGGTCCATTACACTCCAATTTTCAG ATTCTTAGACAAAGCTGCAGTGAAAGATGGCAACTCAGGTAGACCACCCTGCACTGTAACTCAAGTGGAAGGAACAAAGCTTGTCCTTGGGATGATGTTAATATGGCTAGTCACCTTAGTTCCAAGCACCATCTGGGCTCAAATAAACACATTGTTTGTTAAACAAGGAACCACCATGGATAGAAGCTTAGGTTCAAGCTTTCAAATCCCAGCAGCTTCATTAGGTAGCTTCGTGACACTCTCCATGCTGATCTCAGTACCCATGTACGATCGCTATTTCGTGCCATTCATGCGCAGTAAAACAGGGAATCCGAGAGGAATCACACTCCTCCAAAGGCTTGGCATTGGTTTCGTCATCCAAGTCATTGCGATCGCCATCGCATATGCCGTAGAAGTCCGAAGAATGCATGTCATAAGAGTGCATCAAATCACTGGACCCAAACAAATTGTTCCAATGAACATATTCTGGTTGCTGCCACAGTATGTTCTACTTGGAATAGCCGATGTGTTCAACGCTATCGGTTTGCTGGAATTCTTCTATGATCAGTCACCGGAAGACATGCAAAGCCTAGGGACAACATTTTTCACCAGTGGGATTGGAATTGGGAACTTCTTGAATAGCTTTTTGGTAACAATGGTGGATAAACTTACAGATAGAGGTGAGCATAAGAGCTGGATTGGAGACAACTTGAATGACTCTCATTTGGATTATTATTATGGTTTCCTTTTGGTCATATCAACCCTTAATTTAGGGGCATTTATTTGGGCATCAAGTAAATATGTGTATAAAAGGGAAACCAAAGAAGTGAATGAGGGTTGTATTGAAATGGAGAGCAAAGCCTTGGAGATATCTCCACTAGGATTACAAgtatga